From a single Gemmatimonadota bacterium genomic region:
- a CDS encoding amidohydrolase family protein has protein sequence MRRLLCPIALATLPVLLAAQAAPTTTAIKAARMLDLASGQMVTNPVIVVQGNRIVSLGQATVPKDARVVDLGDVTLLPGFIDLHTHLSAEISAASFVAPVTLTMADAAFSAAHFARKTALAGFTTVRDFGGDVTVALGKAVDRGLTVGPHIVPSRESIGITGGHCDVTGFAPGIAEQRPEDGVADGPWGVVQAVRYQIKHGAQVIKICATAGVLSLEGPVGAQQLSDEELKAIVDEAARHGVRVAAHAHGTEGIKAAVRAGVTTIEHGSMLDDEAIALMKARGTYLVPTTYLVDRINLAVLPALVRSKAETILPLARASLRKAIAAGVKIGFGTDAGVYPHGENAGEFVAYTKLGMSPLDALRSATIVAAEALGVTDRGTIAPGKLADLIAVPGDPLRDITATQRVSWVMVGGRIVTPQ, from the coding sequence ATGCGCCGCCTGCTCTGTCCGATCGCCCTCGCAACCCTTCCGGTACTGCTGGCGGCCCAGGCCGCCCCGACGACCACCGCTATCAAGGCGGCCCGGATGCTCGATCTCGCCTCCGGTCAGATGGTGACCAATCCGGTCATCGTGGTCCAGGGCAACCGGATCGTCTCACTCGGCCAAGCCACCGTGCCGAAGGACGCCCGGGTCGTCGACCTCGGCGACGTGACGCTCCTCCCGGGGTTCATCGACCTCCACACCCATCTCTCCGCCGAGATTTCGGCGGCCTCGTTTGTGGCGCCGGTCACCCTGACCATGGCCGACGCCGCCTTCAGCGCGGCCCATTTCGCCCGAAAGACGGCGCTGGCCGGATTCACGACCGTTCGTGATTTCGGCGGCGATGTGACCGTGGCCCTCGGCAAGGCGGTTGACCGCGGGTTGACGGTCGGACCCCACATCGTGCCCTCGCGGGAATCCATCGGTATCACCGGCGGGCATTGCGACGTCACCGGCTTCGCCCCCGGCATCGCGGAACAGCGGCCCGAGGACGGGGTGGCCGACGGACCCTGGGGCGTCGTCCAAGCCGTTCGCTACCAGATCAAGCACGGGGCGCAGGTCATTAAGATCTGCGCCACCGCCGGGGTTCTGTCCCTCGAGGGACCGGTTGGCGCCCAGCAGTTGAGCGATGAGGAGCTCAAGGCCATCGTCGACGAGGCGGCCCGCCATGGGGTCCGGGTCGCGGCCCACGCTCATGGAACCGAAGGAATCAAAGCGGCCGTCCGCGCCGGCGTCACCACGATCGAGCATGGCTCGATGCTCGACGACGAAGCCATCGCCTTGATGAAGGCCAGGGGCACCTATCTGGTGCCGACCACCTACTTGGTCGACCGGATCAACTTGGCGGTCCTGCCGGCATTGGTTCGGAGCAAGGCTGAAACGATCCTGCCGCTGGCCCGGGCCAGCCTTCGGAAGGCCATAGCGGCCGGGGTCAAGATCGGGTTCGGCACCGATGCCGGGGTCTACCCCCACGGCGAGAACGCCGGCGAGTTCGTCGCCTACACCAAGCTCGGCATGTCCCCACTCGACGCGCTCCGCTCGGCCACCATCGTCGCCGCCGAGGCCCTGGGGGTCACCGACCGGGGAACCATCGCCCCGGGCAAGCTGGCCGACCTGATCGCCGTCCCTGGCGATCCGCTCCGGGACATCACCGCCACCCAACGGGTGAGTTGGGTCATGGTCGGCGGCCGGATCGTAACGCCGCAATGA
- a CDS encoding sigma-70 family RNA polymerase sigma factor, with product MEPSIRPGSLRGQTDQAVVALAKDGVDEAYRELVHRYERPVFSLVFRMVRNRELAEDLAQETFVKVLNAIQSYRPEFKFSSWVFKIANNAAIDHLRKRELDTLSLEGSPHADTPELIEATAPQIGGRGENQLDEVANRELGGTIEDAIAKLRPEYRSCILLRHVEGRGYEEIAEMLSLPLGTVKTYIHRARNELRILLREVRDE from the coding sequence CTGGAGCCGTCTATCCGTCCCGGATCTCTTCGTGGGCAAACCGATCAAGCGGTGGTTGCCCTCGCCAAGGACGGGGTAGATGAGGCGTATCGCGAGCTGGTCCACCGTTACGAACGGCCGGTATTCTCGCTGGTGTTCCGAATGGTCCGGAACCGGGAGCTCGCTGAGGACCTGGCCCAAGAGACCTTTGTGAAGGTCCTGAACGCCATTCAATCTTACCGGCCGGAATTCAAGTTTTCCTCTTGGGTCTTCAAGATCGCCAACAACGCCGCCATCGATCACCTCCGAAAACGGGAGCTCGACACCCTGTCGCTCGAGGGATCACCCCACGCGGACACCCCCGAGTTGATCGAGGCCACCGCGCCCCAGATCGGCGGGCGGGGCGAGAACCAACTCGACGAAGTCGCCAACCGGGAACTCGGCGGCACCATCGAGGACGCCATTGCGAAGCTCAGGCCGGAATACCGGTCCTGCATTTTGCTGCGCCATGTCGAGGGACGGGGCTATGAAGAAATCGCCGAGATGCTCAGTCTTCCGCTCGGGACAGTGAAGACCTATATCCACCGAGCGAGAAACGAGCTCCGGATTCTCCTGCGCGAGGTTCGCGATGAGTGA
- a CDS encoding MRP family ATP-binding protein: protein MSDSLEAQVGLALSRIKNPRLDNDLLSAGMVRDLAVTPEGRVSFTFLLTRADPATLVRDARSGLKAIEGITEVKITVVDPAGPSQATHAPPSGAPGPQSTGMPAPPTAAEFPGLGKVIAVSSGKGGVGKSTVAVNLAVALAASGKRVGVMDCDIYGPNVPRMFGRFERPPVVAGRIQPLESFGVKLMSIGFLVDRDAPAIWRGPIIMKVIQQFLRDVEWGELDFFIVDMPPGTGDAQLSLVQSVQVSGAVIVTTPQEMAVGDALRGAKMFERVNVPVLGIVENMSGYTDPDTGKRIEFFSSGGGQRLADELGVPLLGKIPLEPGLAEAADAGSPVVVGNPKSPAAVALLATAKAIAKEAGARSMALPVINQ from the coding sequence GTGTCCGACTCTCTCGAGGCCCAGGTCGGCCTCGCGCTCTCCCGAATCAAGAACCCCCGGCTCGACAATGACTTGTTGTCCGCCGGGATGGTCCGCGACTTGGCCGTCACCCCCGAAGGCCGAGTCTCCTTCACGTTCCTGCTGACCCGGGCCGATCCGGCCACCCTGGTACGCGATGCCCGGTCGGGGCTCAAGGCCATTGAGGGCATTACCGAGGTCAAGATCACCGTCGTCGATCCAGCCGGTCCGAGCCAGGCGACCCACGCCCCGCCGAGCGGAGCCCCGGGGCCCCAATCGACCGGGATGCCGGCCCCGCCGACCGCGGCGGAGTTCCCGGGCCTGGGTAAGGTGATCGCGGTGTCATCGGGGAAGGGCGGGGTCGGCAAGTCGACCGTCGCGGTCAACCTGGCGGTGGCGCTCGCGGCGAGCGGGAAACGCGTCGGGGTCATGGACTGCGATATCTACGGCCCGAACGTGCCCCGGATGTTCGGACGGTTTGAACGACCGCCGGTCGTGGCGGGCCGAATTCAGCCGCTCGAATCGTTCGGCGTCAAGCTGATGTCGATCGGCTTCCTGGTCGATCGCGACGCCCCGGCCATCTGGCGCGGCCCGATCATCATGAAGGTGATCCAGCAGTTCCTCCGGGACGTCGAGTGGGGCGAACTCGATTTCTTCATCGTCGACATGCCGCCCGGCACCGGCGATGCCCAGTTGTCGCTGGTGCAGTCGGTGCAGGTGTCAGGCGCGGTCATCGTCACCACGCCCCAGGAAATGGCCGTCGGTGATGCGTTGCGCGGCGCCAAGATGTTCGAGCGGGTCAACGTGCCCGTGTTGGGCATCGTTGAGAACATGAGCGGCTACACCGACCCCGACACCGGCAAACGGATCGAGTTCTTTTCGTCCGGCGGTGGTCAGCGGTTGGCCGACGAACTCGGAGTGCCGTTGCTCGGGAAGATCCCGCTGGAGCCGGGATTGGCCGAAGCGGCTGATGCCGGGTCGCCGGTCGTGGTGGGCAACCCAAAGAGTCCCGCCGCGGTGGCCCTGCTGGCGACGGCCAAAGCGATTGCCAAGGAGGCTGGAGCCCGCTCGATGGCCCTGCCGGTCATCAATCAGTAG
- a CDS encoding NifU family protein has translation MEIIDRIEQTLDSLRPYIASHRGTVEIIDFDEAEGMLTVRLGGTCHGCSASSITLKQGIETRLKQFVPEVKAVQAL, from the coding sequence ATGGAAATCATCGACCGGATCGAACAGACCCTCGACTCACTCCGACCCTACATCGCATCGCACCGCGGAACGGTCGAAATCATCGATTTTGACGAAGCCGAGGGCATGCTGACCGTCCGGCTCGGCGGCACCTGTCACGGCTGCTCGGCCTCCTCGATAACACTCAAGCAGGGCATTGAAACCCGTCTCAAACAGTTCGTGCCTGAGGTCAAAGCGGTCCAGGCACTCTAG
- a CDS encoding FtsX-like permease family protein has translation MSMVLLLVAGLFMRSLDAARKVDAGFGAAPAAMVWFGGPGNVAPDAMEANRDRLVRAVGQLPSVVSVGLISNLHLNWLGNQSSEITVPGVEPPPGRSTFDVDRAAIDTGFVPAAGLRVVAGRNLVLTDTDTIWRAALVNEAFAARFFPGRPTVGQRFWSGARQVEIVGVVNTAKIRSLGEEPRPFIYAPIEKGSGPNFLVARTTADPERLAADIVRKIREVTPEMFVMQSRSLAAHIGAMSYPLRMGAAALLAFALVALLMASIGLYGAVSYAVSQRSREVGIRLSLGAAPSTVVRLLLVGGLRLVAGGAVVGLVLALVVGKLLEGLLFGIKAFDPVTLVMVPAILIGVAVLAAYLPARRAGKIDLFKALKAE, from the coding sequence GTGTCGATGGTGCTGCTGTTGGTCGCCGGGCTCTTCATGCGAAGCCTCGACGCCGCCCGCAAGGTGGACGCCGGATTCGGGGCCGCCCCCGCCGCCATGGTATGGTTCGGAGGACCCGGCAATGTGGCCCCCGACGCCATGGAGGCGAACCGGGACCGCTTGGTTCGGGCCGTGGGCCAGTTGCCGAGTGTCGTCTCGGTCGGCCTGATCTCGAACCTGCACTTGAATTGGTTAGGCAACCAGAGCAGCGAGATCACGGTGCCTGGGGTCGAGCCGCCGCCGGGCCGGAGCACCTTCGACGTGGACCGGGCCGCGATTGATACCGGGTTCGTCCCGGCGGCCGGGCTCCGGGTGGTGGCGGGCAGGAACCTGGTGCTGACCGACACCGACACTATCTGGCGAGCGGCCCTCGTGAACGAGGCGTTCGCCGCCCGGTTCTTCCCCGGCCGGCCCACCGTGGGCCAGCGGTTTTGGTCCGGGGCCCGCCAAGTGGAAATCGTGGGGGTCGTCAACACCGCGAAGATCCGGAGTTTGGGTGAGGAGCCGAGGCCCTTCATCTATGCCCCGATCGAGAAGGGTTCGGGTCCGAACTTCCTCGTCGCAAGGACCACCGCCGATCCCGAGCGGCTCGCCGCCGACATCGTCCGGAAGATCCGCGAAGTGACCCCCGAGATGTTCGTCATGCAGAGCCGTTCGCTGGCGGCGCATATCGGGGCGATGTCGTATCCGCTCCGGATGGGAGCGGCGGCCTTGCTGGCTTTTGCCCTCGTCGCGCTCCTGATGGCGTCGATCGGGCTCTACGGCGCGGTGAGCTATGCCGTGTCGCAGCGGAGCCGGGAGGTCGGGATCCGCCTGTCCCTGGGCGCGGCCCCAAGCACGGTGGTTCGGCTGCTCTTGGTCGGCGGGCTCCGCTTGGTCGCGGGTGGAGCCGTGGTCGGGCTGGTCCTGGCCCTGGTCGTCGGGAAGTTGCTCGAAGGCCTGCTGTTCGGAATCAAGGCATTCGACCCGGTGACCCTGGTCATGGTGCCGGCGATTCTGATCGGGGTGGCGGTGTTGGCGGCCTACCTCCCGGCCCGGCGGGCCGGAAAGATCGATCTATTCAAGGCCCTCAAAGCGGAGTAG
- a CDS encoding PadR family transcriptional regulator, with product MVVKRELIRGAGPVAVLQLLTRREMYGYELAELLTERSDGVLALGQSTLYPLLYSLESKGLVESRWVSLPSGRKRRYYRITDPGLATLETQRAQWQELFRVMMGLGLLTPMPAEGG from the coding sequence ATGGTGGTCAAACGGGAATTGATTCGTGGGGCGGGGCCCGTTGCGGTCCTCCAGCTCCTCACCCGCCGGGAGATGTACGGCTACGAGCTCGCCGAGTTGTTGACTGAGCGCTCTGACGGCGTGCTGGCCTTAGGGCAGTCGACTCTCTATCCCCTCCTCTACAGCCTCGAGTCGAAGGGCCTGGTTGAAAGCCGCTGGGTTTCGCTTCCTTCCGGCCGCAAGCGCCGCTACTACCGGATCACTGATCCCGGCCTCGCCACCCTCGAGACCCAGCGCGCCCAGTGGCAGGAGTTGTTCCGGGTGATGATGGGCCTTGGCCTCCTGACGCCGATGCCGGCGGAGGGCGGATGA
- a CDS encoding bifunctional oligoribonuclease/PAP phosphatase NrnA, producing MGLDSLQRKRSRVYFPGAMTITLTADKLAAALDLTRLFVPGSRVCLTTHVNPDGDGLGSEVGLVHLLRAIGVKATIANPTPTPPRFQFLFQDLPGVDKTPEAVKELRRADAIIVLDISDLSRLGMLAETVRGRGVPVGCVDHHVGSGTLPPGPLYVDQSAAATAELIVEIALANEWPLTQAAARALYVGILTDTGGFRFSNTRPRTLRIAAELLDRGIDPEAIYLDVYAGAPEGRVRLLAEALQTLVVERDVGLAWITVPPGAVERHGVTSDDLDGVVEHARSISGIKMALLFREIAQGRIKISLRSVGDVDVARFAKLFGGGGHIKAAGLSLAGQLGEVQATVLAAARAYLANGSADVPIVND from the coding sequence ATGGGCCTCGACTCGCTCCAGCGGAAGAGGTCACGGGTGTATTTTCCTGGCGCCATGACTATTACCCTGACTGCTGACAAGCTCGCCGCCGCTTTGGACTTGACCCGGCTTTTCGTTCCCGGCAGCCGGGTCTGCCTGACCACCCATGTCAATCCCGACGGCGACGGGCTCGGCAGTGAGGTGGGGTTGGTCCATCTCCTTCGCGCCATTGGGGTGAAGGCCACGATCGCCAACCCGACGCCGACCCCGCCCCGATTCCAGTTTCTGTTTCAAGACCTGCCTGGCGTCGACAAAACGCCGGAGGCCGTGAAGGAGCTCCGGCGAGCCGATGCCATCATCGTCCTCGATATCAGCGACCTGAGCCGGCTTGGAATGCTGGCGGAAACGGTCCGGGGCCGCGGGGTTCCGGTCGGGTGCGTCGATCACCACGTCGGATCGGGCACTCTGCCGCCCGGACCCTTGTATGTCGATCAGTCGGCGGCGGCCACGGCGGAGCTGATCGTCGAGATTGCCCTGGCCAACGAGTGGCCCCTCACCCAGGCGGCGGCGCGGGCGCTCTATGTCGGCATTCTTACCGACACCGGCGGGTTCCGGTTTTCCAACACCCGCCCGCGCACCCTCCGAATTGCCGCCGAGCTCCTCGACCGCGGGATCGATCCCGAAGCGATCTATCTGGATGTGTATGCCGGGGCGCCCGAGGGCCGGGTCCGGCTGCTGGCGGAGGCGCTGCAGACCCTGGTGGTCGAACGCGACGTGGGCCTCGCGTGGATCACGGTCCCGCCCGGCGCGGTCGAGCGGCACGGGGTGACCAGCGATGATCTCGATGGCGTGGTGGAACACGCCCGGTCGATTTCCGGCATCAAGATGGCCCTGTTGTTTCGGGAGATTGCCCAAGGCCGGATCAAGATCTCGCTCCGGTCGGTTGGGGACGTCGACGTGGCTCGATTTGCCAAGCTATTCGGTGGCGGCGGGCACATCAAGGCCGCCGGACTTTCGTTGGCAGGGCAACTCGGCGAGGTGCAGGCCACGGTCCTGGCCGCGGCCCGGGCGTACCTGGCGAACGGATCCGCCGACGTTCCAATTGTTAACGATTAG
- a CDS encoding cation:dicarboxylase symporter family transporter, with the protein MRRLTLTHWILIGTLAGALIGYLDHNVWLETDVAEGLKPLSTIFIRMIKSIVAPLIFSSLVVGIAGHGDDLKQVGRLAFRSILYFEVVTTIALFVGLAAAHIGKPGVGVALTASATEGQQFASSQTTLAGVLEHTVPASIVDAMAKNETLQIVFFSALFAMALTQVKGRPKEVMLEVCESLAQVMFKFTGLVMKYAPIGIAAALGVTIGKNGLGVLFNLGKLVLTLYVALIVFVLVALVPVALIARINLRKFWHWTKEPWLLAFTTASSEAALPLALENMEKYGVPRRIVSFVLPTGYSFNLDGSTLYLAVASIFVAQAAGIDLPLTTQLLMMLTLMLTSKGVAAVPRASLVILSGTLTQFGLPLEGIAVILGVDAFMDMARTSVNLLGNCLASAVMARWEGELKES; encoded by the coding sequence ATGCGCCGACTTACCCTGACTCATTGGATCCTGATCGGCACCCTGGCGGGTGCCCTCATCGGATACCTCGACCACAATGTCTGGCTCGAGACCGACGTCGCCGAGGGCCTCAAACCCCTCTCCACCATTTTCATCCGAATGATCAAGTCGATCGTAGCGCCGCTGATCTTCAGCAGCCTGGTCGTCGGGATCGCGGGACATGGCGACGACCTGAAACAGGTGGGGCGGCTCGCCTTCCGGTCAATTCTCTATTTCGAAGTGGTCACGACGATTGCCCTCTTCGTCGGATTGGCCGCCGCCCACATCGGCAAGCCCGGCGTCGGCGTCGCCCTGACCGCCTCGGCCACCGAAGGCCAGCAGTTCGCCAGCTCGCAGACGACCTTGGCCGGCGTTCTGGAACACACGGTTCCGGCCAGTATCGTCGACGCCATGGCCAAGAACGAGACCCTCCAGATCGTGTTCTTCTCCGCCCTGTTCGCGATGGCGCTGACCCAGGTCAAGGGCCGCCCGAAAGAGGTCATGCTCGAGGTGTGTGAAAGCCTGGCGCAGGTCATGTTCAAGTTCACCGGCCTAGTCATGAAGTACGCCCCGATCGGCATTGCCGCCGCGCTCGGCGTGACCATCGGCAAGAACGGACTCGGCGTCCTGTTCAACCTGGGCAAACTGGTCTTGACACTGTATGTGGCGTTGATCGTGTTCGTGCTGGTGGCATTGGTGCCGGTGGCGTTGATCGCCCGGATCAATTTGCGGAAGTTCTGGCACTGGACGAAGGAGCCTTGGCTCCTGGCCTTCACGACGGCCTCGTCCGAGGCGGCGCTCCCGCTCGCGCTCGAAAACATGGAGAAGTATGGGGTGCCGCGGCGGATCGTCTCGTTCGTGCTGCCAACCGGGTACTCGTTCAACCTCGACGGCTCGACCCTCTACCTGGCCGTGGCATCGATCTTCGTGGCGCAAGCTGCCGGGATCGACCTGCCGCTCACCACCCAATTGCTGATGATGCTGACCCTGATGCTCACCAGTAAAGGGGTTGCCGCGGTCCCCAGGGCCTCCCTGGTCATTCTCTCCGGCACCCTGACCCAGTTCGGCCTTCCCCTCGAGGGTATTGCCGTGATCCTCGGCGTCGATGCGTTCATGGACATGGCCCGCACGTCGGTCAATCTGCTCGGCAACTGCCTCGCCTCCGCTGTCATGGCACGCTGGGAAGGCGAGCTGAAGGAGTCTTAG
- a CDS encoding NupC/NupG family nucleoside CNT transporter: MTRFRGLLGIVLIIGTGYLLSSNRRAIRWNVVAWGLGLQVVFAIFVLRVPIGQEVFKRLGESVTAVLHYSYIGSAFVFGELGKANSSLGMIFAFQILPAIIFVSALFAVMYYLGIMQVVVRGFAVVMSKTMGASGAESLNVGASIFMGQTEAPLTIRPFLPRMTRSELMTVMTSGMAHVSGSIMVAYIAFGVEARHLLAAVIMTAPGTIMLAKLFEPETGTPETFGRVKLDLPKTDVNVIDAAARGTGEGLHLMLNVIAMLVSFVALVALANGAMGLIHGWLPFFPENLQSVLAWVGRPVAWVLGVPWQDSGVVGGLLGTRAVLNEFIAFAELGPLKASLDPRSFTIASFALAGFANFSSIGIQLGGIGALVPERKGELAKLGLRAMLAGTLANFISAAIAGMLI; encoded by the coding sequence CTGACCCGGTTCCGTGGTCTCCTCGGCATCGTCCTCATCATCGGGACCGGCTATCTCCTGTCGAGCAACCGGCGGGCCATCCGCTGGAACGTGGTGGCGTGGGGACTTGGCCTCCAGGTGGTGTTTGCCATCTTCGTCTTGCGGGTCCCGATTGGGCAGGAGGTCTTCAAACGTCTCGGCGAGTCGGTCACCGCGGTGCTTCACTACTCCTACATCGGATCGGCGTTCGTCTTCGGGGAACTCGGCAAGGCCAATTCCAGCCTCGGGATGATCTTCGCCTTCCAGATCCTGCCGGCCATCATTTTCGTCTCGGCCCTGTTCGCCGTCATGTACTACCTCGGGATCATGCAGGTCGTGGTCCGGGGCTTCGCGGTGGTGATGAGCAAGACCATGGGCGCCAGCGGGGCGGAAAGCCTCAACGTGGGCGCCTCGATCTTCATGGGACAAACCGAAGCGCCCCTCACCATCCGGCCCTTTCTCCCGAGGATGACCAGATCGGAACTGATGACGGTCATGACCTCCGGGATGGCCCATGTTTCGGGCTCGATCATGGTCGCCTACATCGCGTTTGGTGTCGAGGCCCGTCACCTGCTGGCCGCGGTGATCATGACCGCACCCGGCACGATCATGCTGGCCAAGCTGTTCGAGCCGGAAACCGGAACGCCGGAAACCTTCGGACGAGTCAAGCTCGACCTTCCGAAAACCGACGTCAATGTGATCGATGCCGCCGCCCGAGGTACCGGCGAGGGCCTCCATCTAATGCTGAACGTGATCGCGATGCTGGTGTCGTTCGTGGCCCTCGTGGCCTTGGCCAACGGTGCCATGGGGCTGATTCACGGCTGGCTCCCGTTCTTCCCCGAGAATCTCCAGTCGGTGTTGGCCTGGGTGGGGCGTCCGGTGGCCTGGGTCCTGGGCGTGCCCTGGCAGGACAGCGGCGTCGTCGGGGGGCTCCTCGGGACCCGGGCTGTCCTCAATGAGTTCATCGCCTTCGCCGAACTCGGCCCGCTGAAGGCAAGCCTCGACCCGCGTTCCTTCACCATCGCCTCGTTCGCGCTGGCGGGATTCGCCAATTTCAGCTCAATTGGGATTCAACTCGGCGGGATCGGGGCCCTGGTGCCGGAACGCAAGGGCGAGTTAGCGAAACTAGGCCTCCGGGCCATGTTGGCCGGTACCTTGGCCAATTTCATCTCAGCCGCCATCGCCGGGATGTTGATTTAG
- a CDS encoding sodium:solute symporter, with amino-acid sequence MSSIDLIVVVVYLTGSIAIGLWTARSQSSASDYFLGARDLPAWAILLSIVATETSALTVISIPGVGARGNLAFLQLTFGYLLGRILVASWLLPGYFRGEQETAYQRIENRFGVRTRRITSLVFLVTRALGDAVRVFASAIPMALVTGWSVPTSVLAIGIITMIYTWFGGFKAVVWTDVLQLTVYVAGGIGALWVAWGLAGGPGAALSAAAAAGKLQVFDLSLNLTSTYTLLGGLVGGALLSAASHGTDHLIVQRLLASRSLAAARTALIGSGVVVILQFTLFLLIGSALWAANLAPPDRPADQLFPMFVLTHLPPGLGGLVIAGILAAAMGTHSSAINSMASSATHDLYAGWTGRRDPGHLLKIGKLFSAAWGVILMLGALFFHRFTSQNDSPVVVLALSIASITYGALLGTYVLASVNARAKARDVITALVFTVVVMLVVVFAKPIAATFALDWLAPVGRLAWPWYVPLGTVLTVGVGYLMSRLPEPARPA; translated from the coding sequence GTGTCTTCGATTGACCTGATCGTCGTCGTAGTCTATCTCACCGGGTCGATTGCGATCGGGTTGTGGACCGCCCGGTCTCAATCGTCCGCCAGCGACTACTTCCTGGGTGCCCGCGATCTTCCCGCGTGGGCCATTCTGCTCTCCATCGTCGCGACCGAAACATCGGCCCTCACCGTCATTTCGATTCCGGGGGTCGGGGCCCGGGGCAACCTCGCCTTCCTCCAGCTTACCTTCGGTTACCTGTTGGGGCGAATCTTGGTCGCTTCGTGGCTGCTCCCCGGCTACTTCCGAGGGGAGCAGGAGACCGCCTACCAGCGAATCGAGAACCGGTTCGGGGTCCGGACTCGCCGGATCACGTCGCTGGTATTCTTGGTGACCCGGGCCCTCGGCGATGCGGTCCGGGTCTTCGCGAGTGCCATCCCGATGGCGTTGGTGACTGGCTGGAGTGTCCCGACGTCGGTATTGGCCATCGGCATTATCACAATGATCTACACTTGGTTCGGCGGGTTCAAGGCAGTCGTCTGGACCGACGTGCTCCAGTTGACGGTGTACGTCGCCGGCGGAATCGGCGCCCTCTGGGTGGCGTGGGGCCTGGCCGGAGGGCCGGGAGCGGCCCTTTCCGCGGCGGCGGCGGCCGGCAAGCTCCAGGTGTTCGACCTGTCGCTCAACCTCACGTCGACCTATACCCTGCTTGGGGGATTGGTGGGTGGGGCCTTGTTGTCGGCGGCGTCCCATGGAACCGACCACTTGATCGTCCAGCGCCTCCTCGCCTCCCGGTCGCTGGCGGCGGCCCGCACCGCGTTGATCGGCTCGGGGGTCGTGGTCATCCTGCAATTCACGCTGTTCCTGTTGATCGGGAGCGCGCTCTGGGCGGCCAACCTCGCTCCCCCCGACCGGCCGGCGGACCAGCTCTTTCCGATGTTCGTGCTGACCCATCTTCCGCCGGGCCTGGGCGGCCTCGTCATTGCCGGCATTCTCGCCGCCGCCATGGGAACCCACAGTTCCGCCATCAACTCGATGGCCTCCTCGGCCACCCACGACCTCTACGCCGGCTGGACCGGTCGGCGGGACCCGGGCCACCTGTTGAAGATCGGGAAGCTCTTCTCGGCGGCCTGGGGGGTGATCCTGATGCTCGGCGCCCTGTTCTTTCATCGCTTCACGAGCCAGAATGATTCTCCGGTCGTGGTGCTGGCGCTCTCGATTGCTTCGATCACCTACGGGGCCCTACTCGGCACCTATGTCCTGGCCAGCGTGAACGCCCGAGCGAAGGCTCGGGACGTGATCACCGCACTCGTCTTCACGGTGGTGGTCATGTTGGTGGTCGTGTTTGCGAAGCCGATTGCCGCCACCTTCGCGCTCGATTGGCTGGCGCCGGTTGGCCGGCTGGCGTGGCCCTGGTACGTCCCCCTCGGCACCGTCCTCACCGTCGGGGTCGGGTACCTGATGAGTCGGCTTCCGGAGCCTGCTCGGCCCGCGTGA